A window of the Bacteroides thetaiotaomicron VPI-5482 genome harbors these coding sequences:
- a CDS encoding alpha-L-arabinofuranosidase C-terminal domain-containing protein yields the protein MKHLLLLFSVLLLSLQPAAFAATHETTATPDSVSLFAYATRGDDGRSGLRFAWSMDGKHWFEIGRNYGYLRCDYSRWGSQKKMLDPNLKQLPGGEWLCVWKLNDHDGYGQARSKDLIYWEAQQYPRTTSDFEGTRVKAKIAGHEETGTVSQVPWSVVDGLTQTYERNQYRNSLYGERPVQDKERFAGLKSVKATVTAQPEETKEISDLLMGIFFEDINYSADGGLYAELIQNRDFEYEPSDREGDKNWNSTHSWKLEGENATFTISTSDPIHPNNPHYAVLKTNQPGAALTNTGFDGIALKAGEKYDFSLFARIPEGSKSGKLLVRLVDADGTVQGETTVTVSSRSWKTYKAVLTAKASADTHLELHPQSAGEIELDMISLFPQNTFKGRKNGLRPDLAQTLADMHPRFVRFPGGCVAHGDGLKNIYQWKNTIGPLEARKPARNLWGYHQSMGLGYYEYFQFCEDIGAEPLPVLAAGVPCQNSACHGDLRGGQQGGIPMSEMGAYIQDILDLIEWANGDAKKTKWGKIRAESGHPKPFNLKYIGIGNEDLITDVFEERFTMIYLAIKEKYPEIIVVGTVGPFNEGTDYVEGWKLADKLGVPMVDEHYYQSPGWFLHNQDFYDKYDRSKKTKVYLGEYATHIPGRRANMETALTEALYLAALERNGDVVHMSSYAPLLAKDGRTQWNPDLIYFNNREVRPTTGYYVQKLYGQNAGDHYIPSQINLDNQDGRVKLRVGSSIVRDSKTGDVIVKLVNLLPVSIETDVRLPGMDGIQSSATRTVLAGAPETTPLPVTDTIEAGTSFKQELPAYSFTVIRLKTQKGKNKQ from the coding sequence ATGAAACATTTACTTCTACTATTTAGTGTATTATTATTATCATTGCAGCCGGCCGCATTTGCCGCAACGCATGAAACGACTGCTACTCCCGATTCAGTATCCCTTTTTGCCTACGCCACCCGAGGTGACGACGGCCGTAGCGGACTCCGCTTTGCATGGAGCATGGACGGAAAACATTGGTTTGAAATAGGACGAAACTACGGCTATCTTCGTTGCGATTACAGCCGTTGGGGATCGCAGAAGAAGATGCTCGACCCGAATCTGAAACAACTCCCCGGCGGGGAATGGCTCTGTGTCTGGAAGTTGAACGACCACGATGGATACGGTCAGGCCAGATCAAAAGACCTGATCTACTGGGAAGCTCAGCAATATCCCCGTACGACTTCCGATTTTGAAGGAACAAGAGTCAAAGCAAAGATTGCCGGACACGAAGAAACGGGAACTGTCAGCCAAGTGCCCTGGTCGGTAGTGGACGGACTGACCCAAACCTACGAACGGAACCAATACCGTAACTCCCTGTATGGCGAACGCCCTGTACAGGATAAAGAACGCTTTGCCGGACTGAAATCGGTCAAAGCCACCGTCACAGCACAACCGGAAGAAACAAAAGAAATCAGCGACTTATTGATGGGTATCTTCTTCGAAGACATCAACTACTCCGCCGACGGCGGCCTGTATGCCGAACTGATCCAGAACCGGGACTTCGAATACGAGCCGTCCGACCGTGAAGGGGACAAGAACTGGAACAGCACCCATTCATGGAAGCTGGAAGGAGAAAACGCCACCTTTACCATATCGACTTCGGACCCTATCCATCCGAACAATCCGCATTATGCCGTCTTGAAGACGAACCAGCCGGGAGCCGCCCTGACCAACACCGGTTTTGACGGAATCGCCCTTAAAGCAGGCGAGAAATATGATTTCTCCCTGTTTGCCCGTATCCCGGAAGGTAGCAAGTCCGGAAAACTACTGGTACGCCTCGTAGATGCCGACGGCACCGTACAGGGTGAAACGACAGTTACCGTCTCTTCCCGTTCGTGGAAAACGTATAAAGCAGTGCTGACAGCGAAAGCGTCCGCCGATACCCATCTGGAACTTCACCCGCAATCGGCAGGTGAAATCGAACTGGATATGATTTCTCTCTTCCCGCAGAATACATTCAAAGGCAGAAAGAACGGTTTGCGTCCCGACCTTGCACAGACACTTGCCGATATGCACCCGCGCTTTGTCCGTTTCCCCGGAGGCTGCGTGGCTCATGGAGACGGTTTGAAGAACATCTATCAATGGAAAAACACCATCGGACCGCTGGAAGCCCGTAAACCTGCCCGTAACCTTTGGGGATATCATCAGAGCATGGGACTGGGTTATTATGAATACTTCCAGTTCTGCGAAGATATAGGTGCGGAACCGCTTCCGGTGCTGGCGGCAGGTGTACCTTGTCAGAATTCCGCTTGTCATGGCGATTTGAGAGGCGGTCAGCAAGGCGGTATCCCGATGAGCGAGATGGGTGCTTACATTCAGGATATCCTCGACCTGATAGAATGGGCGAACGGTGATGCAAAGAAAACCAAATGGGGCAAGATACGTGCCGAATCCGGTCATCCGAAGCCTTTCAATCTGAAATATATCGGCATCGGCAATGAAGACTTGATCACCGATGTCTTCGAAGAACGCTTCACGATGATATACCTTGCTATCAAAGAGAAATATCCGGAGATAATCGTTGTCGGCACAGTAGGTCCTTTCAATGAGGGAACAGACTATGTGGAAGGCTGGAAACTGGCGGACAAACTCGGTGTTCCGATGGTAGACGAACATTATTATCAGTCTCCGGGATGGTTCCTGCACAATCAGGACTTCTATGACAAGTACGACCGCTCTAAAAAGACGAAAGTATATCTGGGCGAATATGCCACTCACATCCCCGGACGCAGAGCGAATATGGAAACAGCTTTGACCGAAGCACTTTATCTGGCTGCTTTGGAACGGAATGGAGATGTAGTGCACATGAGTTCTTATGCTCCTCTGCTGGCAAAAGACGGGCGGACGCAGTGGAATCCGGACCTGATCTACTTCAACAATCGGGAAGTAAGACCGACAACGGGATACTATGTGCAGAAACTGTACGGTCAGAACGCAGGCGACCATTACATCCCTTCACAGATAAACCTTGATAATCAGGACGGTCGCGTAAAACTCCGTGTTGGTTCTTCCATCGTTCGTGATAGTAAGACGGGGGATGTGATTGTGAAACTGGTGAATCTGTTGCCCGTCAGCATAGAGACGGATGTCCGGTTGCCGGGAATGGATGGTATCCAGTCTTCCGCTACGCGGACTGTACTGGCAGGTGCACCCGAGACGACTCCGCTTCCGGTGACGGATACGATAGAGGCAGGAACCAGCTTCAAGCAGGAATTGCCTGCTTATTCGTTCACGGTCATCCGCTTGAAGACACAAAAGGGAAAAAATAAGCAATAA
- a CDS encoding two-component regulator propeller domain-containing protein: protein MAANNQKNTRILLFLLLCIRMTLTVDANDFLFTSINTAQGLSDNQIRYILQLPDGRMVFTTNGNVNLYDGLHFSYLHRTAEDVSPLKQYEGCYRIYQCGDSLLWIKDYHKLMCIDLHQEKYIPHLDSYFRRKEIHEPVEDLFVDNSGRIWLLTSQELRELETGIRLTLPENEHRKLQDIHSDELAVYLFYHTGEVVCYDPKTGKQLYDRAAYPASEQENFNRTSLVVKSKKGFYQLRNGRKGGFFYFNPQNRTWEKLFEQNYTLNTLIITPQGDKAYISCVHGFWIIDLESREQQYIPVLETKKGKLVSTEVSTIFQDAQGGLWVGTLNRGLLYHHPATHKLIHVSRTAFPASPEEDVAVKAFAEDDNGNIYLKSHSTIYQLAVDQDGSRTLLPVPASSVSAELAKELDQRGGNKYYRGQSYTALCTDTRGWTWAGTADGLELFTDQEQTPDSKPTTQTADNQSASPNKQAHRIFYRENGLSNNFVQSIIEDRNNYIWVTTSNGISRIHINPENQEIGFTNFNQLDGALEEEYIQGAIFESSDGTLYFGGIDGFTIFRPDHKSATPGLPYKPVFTNLHLYGEKVNTGEKYGNRIILPQAAPYTKDLELDYNQNFLTFECSALNYVNSERTYYRYQLEGIDKQWMNAFASGQGNATVGNGILQASYTNLPPGDYTFKVAASDNLLQWNDNITKIHVTIHAPWWKTTTAYVLYTAFVLLIVLASIRLYIYQTKKKMKQQHKEEILLLRIRNLIEQCNSYEAEQKARSEKKSHPSVCDRNETADDNEKPNGIEPDSAESAFLVQAIELVEKNLDVNGYSVEQLSRDLCMERTGLYRKLVTLLDQSPSLFIRNIRLQRAAQLLAEGKLSVTEIAERTGFSSSSYLSKCFQEMYGCRPSEYTEKAKKST, encoded by the coding sequence ATGGCGGCAAATAACCAGAAAAACACCCGAATACTACTATTCCTCCTCCTGTGTATCAGGATGACACTGACGGTGGACGCCAACGACTTCCTGTTTACATCGATCAACACGGCACAAGGATTGAGCGACAACCAAATACGCTACATACTCCAACTCCCCGACGGAAGAATGGTATTCACCACCAACGGGAATGTCAATCTGTATGACGGCTTACATTTCAGCTACCTTCACCGCACGGCAGAAGACGTTTCCCCGCTGAAACAGTATGAAGGATGTTACCGCATCTATCAATGCGGAGATTCACTCCTATGGATTAAAGATTATCATAAACTGATGTGCATCGATCTCCATCAAGAAAAATACATACCTCACCTTGACTCCTATTTCCGCAGAAAAGAGATACACGAACCGGTAGAAGACCTTTTCGTCGACAATTCGGGACGTATCTGGCTACTTACTTCCCAAGAGTTGCGGGAACTGGAAACAGGCATCCGTCTCACCCTGCCGGAGAATGAACATCGAAAGCTACAGGACATACATTCGGATGAACTTGCGGTTTACCTATTCTATCATACCGGTGAAGTCGTTTGCTACGACCCGAAAACCGGGAAACAGTTGTATGACAGAGCTGCTTATCCCGCCTCCGAACAGGAGAACTTCAACCGTACTTCTCTCGTTGTCAAAAGCAAAAAAGGATTCTACCAGTTACGCAACGGCCGCAAAGGAGGATTCTTCTACTTTAATCCCCAAAACCGGACATGGGAAAAGCTGTTCGAACAGAACTACACGCTCAACACCCTGATCATCACTCCACAGGGCGATAAAGCATATATCAGTTGTGTCCACGGTTTCTGGATCATCGACCTCGAAAGCAGGGAACAGCAATACATCCCCGTACTGGAAACAAAGAAGGGAAAGCTCGTTTCGACCGAAGTCAGCACCATCTTTCAGGATGCCCAAGGCGGGTTATGGGTCGGCACACTCAATCGGGGATTACTCTATCATCATCCTGCCACACACAAACTGATTCACGTCAGCCGCACTGCTTTCCCCGCATCACCGGAAGAGGATGTCGCTGTCAAAGCTTTTGCAGAAGATGATAACGGCAATATCTATCTGAAAAGCCATTCCACAATCTATCAGTTAGCTGTCGATCAGGACGGTTCACGGACTCTGCTACCTGTACCAGCCTCATCGGTCTCTGCAGAATTGGCAAAGGAATTAGATCAAAGGGGGGGAAACAAATATTACAGAGGCCAATCATACACCGCTCTATGCACCGACACACGGGGCTGGACATGGGCAGGGACAGCCGATGGACTGGAACTCTTCACCGATCAAGAGCAAACACCGGACAGCAAACCGACCACACAAACAGCAGATAATCAATCCGCCTCACCTAATAAACAAGCCCACCGCATTTTCTATCGTGAAAACGGACTGAGCAATAACTTCGTACAATCAATCATCGAAGACAGAAACAACTATATCTGGGTAACTACCAGCAATGGCATTTCACGCATCCATATCAATCCGGAGAATCAGGAAATCGGCTTTACCAACTTCAATCAACTGGACGGGGCTTTAGAAGAGGAATATATACAGGGAGCTATCTTTGAGTCTTCGGACGGTACACTCTATTTCGGAGGCATCGACGGCTTTACCATTTTCCGTCCCGACCATAAATCCGCCACTCCGGGCCTGCCTTACAAACCGGTTTTCACCAACTTACATCTCTACGGTGAAAAAGTAAACACGGGAGAAAAGTACGGAAACCGCATCATCCTGCCACAAGCCGCCCCTTACACAAAGGACCTAGAACTGGACTACAACCAGAACTTTCTGACCTTCGAATGTTCGGCACTGAACTACGTGAACAGCGAACGCACCTACTACCGCTACCAACTGGAAGGCATCGACAAACAATGGATGAACGCTTTCGCCAGCGGACAAGGGAATGCAACAGTCGGCAACGGCATCCTGCAGGCATCCTATACCAATCTACCGCCGGGAGATTATACATTCAAAGTCGCTGCATCCGACAACCTGTTACAATGGAACGATAACATCACAAAGATACACGTCACTATCCACGCTCCCTGGTGGAAAACGACTACCGCCTACGTTCTGTATACGGCCTTCGTGTTACTGATTGTCTTAGCAAGCATCCGCCTCTATATCTATCAGACCAAGAAAAAGATGAAACAGCAACATAAAGAAGAAATCCTGCTGCTCCGCATCCGCAACCTGATAGAGCAATGCAACAGCTATGAAGCCGAACAGAAAGCCCGTTCGGAGAAGAAAAGCCACCCTTCCGTCTGCGACAGGAACGAAACGGCAGATGATAATGAAAAGCCAAACGGCATAGAACCGGACAGTGCAGAATCCGCCTTTTTAGTGCAAGCGATAGAACTGGTAGAAAAGAACCTTGACGTCAACGGCTACTCCGTAGAGCAACTAAGCCGTGACCTCTGCATGGAACGCACCGGACTCTACCGCAAACTGGTGACTTTGCTCGACCAGTCCCCCAGCCTCTTTATCCGCAACATCCGCCTCCAACGAGCAGCGCAACTACTTGCCGAAGGCAAACTGAGCGTAACCGAAATAGCGGAGCGTACCGGCTTCAGCAGTTCCAGCTACCTAAGCAAATGTTTTCAAGAAATGTATGGATGCCGTCCCTCGGAATATACGGAGAAAGCGAAGAAATCAACCTGA
- a CDS encoding glycoside hydrolase family 31 protein has protein sequence MKMNLRKTGILLAWAMIIAANGTAQNVQRTSQGIKYAAQGMNVSVEFYSPSIIRVYKTPGETASDKESLVVIKAPEQTPVSFGENGKNVTLSSQMIQVEVNPETGGIHFFDKLGQRLLTDKDYGTQFTPFNDAGVPSYNVRQAFLLDKDEVIYGLGQQQTGKVNQRNQKLFLRNQNMSICIPFIHSIKGYALYWDNYSPTTFLDNPQETSFDSEVGDCADYYFIYGGNADGVIAGVRDLTGQAPLYPLWTLGFWQCRERYKSPDELCEVVDKYRELKVPLDGIIQDWQYWGCNENWNSMKFQNPRYINKMGDPEYMKFLPNGEDKNADYGTPRIKSPKEMIDYVHKQNAHIMISVWASFGPWTEMYQKMDSLKALLHFETWPPKAGVKPYDPYNPVARDIYWEAMKKNIFDLGMDAWWLDSTEPDHMDIKDQDFNTQTYLGSFRRVHNAFPLMSNKGVYEHQRATTSDKRVFLLTRSSFLGQQRYASHSWSGDVTSEWSVMRKQLAAGLNYALCGIPYWNTDLGGFFAWRYNNNVNNIAYHELHVRWYQWGVFQPIMRSHNSSPVAVEIYQFGKKGDWSYDALEKYTHLRYRLLPYIYSTSWEVTSKAGSIMRPLMMDFPKDKKVLDMDTEYMFGRNFLVRPVTDSLYTWQDKKQNGHQKDMSKIGKTDVYLPQGARWIDFWTGQTLEGGQTLQREVPIDIMPIYVRAGSILPWGTAVQYSTEKKWDNLTIRIYPGANAEFTLYEDEFDNYNYEKGAYSTITLKWNDQDRTLTIDDRKGSYKGMLKSRKFNLIVVEPGKGCGDGDSTTFDKSISYRGKKVIAKL, from the coding sequence ATGAAAATGAATCTAAGAAAAACAGGCATCCTGTTGGCATGGGCCATGATCATTGCCGCAAACGGTACGGCACAAAACGTACAACGCACTTCCCAAGGCATCAAGTATGCAGCACAAGGGATGAACGTCAGTGTAGAATTTTATTCGCCTTCCATCATCCGGGTATATAAAACGCCCGGCGAGACAGCTTCCGACAAAGAAAGCCTCGTTGTCATCAAAGCACCGGAACAAACCCCGGTTTCCTTCGGTGAAAACGGGAAAAATGTAACATTGAGCAGTCAGATGATACAAGTGGAAGTGAACCCCGAAACAGGCGGCATCCACTTCTTTGACAAACTAGGGCAACGGCTGCTGACCGACAAAGACTACGGTACACAGTTTACCCCTTTCAATGACGCAGGCGTCCCCTCCTACAATGTCCGTCAGGCTTTCCTGCTGGATAAGGACGAAGTGATCTACGGTCTGGGGCAACAGCAGACCGGCAAAGTGAACCAACGCAATCAGAAACTCTTTCTCCGCAACCAGAACATGAGTATCTGTATCCCCTTCATCCACTCCATCAAAGGCTATGCCCTCTACTGGGACAATTACTCTCCTACCACCTTCCTCGACAATCCGCAAGAAACCTCCTTCGACTCGGAAGTAGGCGACTGTGCCGACTACTACTTCATCTACGGCGGCAACGCCGACGGAGTCATAGCCGGAGTACGCGACCTGACCGGACAAGCCCCGTTGTATCCTCTCTGGACACTGGGCTTCTGGCAATGCCGCGAACGCTACAAAAGTCCGGACGAACTGTGCGAAGTCGTAGACAAATACCGGGAGCTGAAAGTTCCTCTGGATGGAATCATCCAAGACTGGCAATACTGGGGCTGCAACGAGAACTGGAACTCCATGAAATTCCAGAATCCCCGCTACATCAATAAGATGGGTGACCCGGAATACATGAAATTCCTCCCGAACGGAGAAGACAAAAACGCCGACTACGGCACTCCCCGCATCAAAAGCCCCAAAGAAATGATCGACTACGTGCACAAGCAGAACGCCCACATCATGATCTCCGTATGGGCCTCCTTCGGCCCGTGGACAGAAATGTATCAGAAGATGGACAGTCTGAAAGCACTGCTCCACTTCGAAACGTGGCCGCCCAAAGCCGGAGTAAAACCTTATGACCCGTATAATCCGGTAGCACGGGACATCTACTGGGAAGCAATGAAAAAGAACATCTTCGACCTCGGCATGGACGCCTGGTGGCTCGACTCCACCGAACCGGACCATATGGATATCAAAGACCAGGACTTCAACACGCAGACTTATCTGGGTTCTTTCCGCAGGGTACACAACGCCTTCCCCTTAATGTCCAACAAAGGCGTATACGAACACCAACGCGCCACTACTTCCGACAAACGCGTATTCCTGCTTACCCGTTCCTCCTTCCTCGGACAGCAACGGTATGCTTCCCATTCATGGAGCGGAGACGTAACTTCCGAATGGTCCGTCATGCGCAAGCAACTAGCGGCAGGACTGAACTATGCGTTATGCGGCATCCCGTACTGGAACACAGACCTAGGTGGCTTCTTCGCATGGAGATATAACAATAACGTAAACAACATCGCCTATCATGAACTGCACGTCCGCTGGTATCAGTGGGGAGTATTCCAGCCGATCATGCGTTCACACAATTCCAGTCCGGTAGCCGTAGAAATCTACCAGTTCGGCAAGAAAGGCGACTGGTCATACGATGCACTGGAAAAATACACTCACTTACGTTACCGCCTGTTACCATACATCTACAGCACTTCCTGGGAAGTGACCAGCAAAGCAGGCAGCATCATGCGCCCTCTCATGATGGACTTCCCGAAAGACAAGAAAGTGCTCGATATGGACACCGAATATATGTTCGGACGCAACTTCCTGGTTCGCCCGGTGACGGATTCATTGTATACATGGCAAGACAAGAAGCAAAACGGTCATCAGAAAGACATGAGCAAAATCGGAAAGACCGATGTTTACCTTCCCCAAGGTGCCCGCTGGATCGACTTCTGGACCGGGCAAACACTGGAAGGCGGACAGACCCTGCAACGTGAAGTCCCGATTGACATTATGCCGATCTACGTCCGTGCCGGCTCTATTCTCCCCTGGGGGACCGCCGTGCAATACTCTACGGAAAAGAAATGGGACAATCTGACCATCCGTATCTATCCGGGAGCGAACGCGGAATTTACCCTTTACGAAGATGAGTTCGACAATTATAACTACGAAAAGGGAGCTTACTCCACCATCACCTTGAAATGGAACGACCAAGACCGTACACTGACCATCGACGACCGGAAAGGCAGCTATAAAGGAATGCTGAAAAGCCGCAAATTCAACCTCATAGTTGTAGAACCGGGAAAAGGCTGTGGCGACGGAGATTCAACCACCTTTGACAAATCCATCTCCTATAGAGGTAAGAAAGTGATTGCCAAGCTATAA
- a CDS encoding glycoside hydrolase family 97 protein, whose protein sequence is MKKLVSTLTAILGISTLAAQDVVVKGPDEKLQLAVFVQNETKPCYSVSYNGKTMLEKSPLGMNTNIGDFTKNLKLTGHSVDKIDTVYQQTRIKVSNVHYRANELTCHLENEQGQKLGVIFRVSDNDVAFRYTLPHQGGKASVTVKEEQTGFRFPEQTTTFLCPQSDAMIGWKRTKPSYEEEYKADAPMSDRSQYGHGYTFPCLFRIGNDGWVLVSETGVDSRYCGSRLSDVSEGNLYTVAFPMAEENNGNGTVAPAFALPGATPWRTITVGDHLKPIVETTVPWDVVSPLYETKHDYRFGRGTWSWILWQDGSINYDDQVRYIDFASAMGYEYALIDNWWDTRIGHQRMKSLVEYARDKGVELFLWYSSSGYWNDIEQGPVNRMDNAIIRKREMKWLQSLGVKGIKVDFFGGDKQETMRLYEDILSDADDHGLMVIFHGCTLPRGWERMYPNYVGSEAVLASENMVFNQHFCDEEAFNTCLHPFIRNTVGSMEFGGCFLNKRLNRNNDGGTTRRTTDVFQLATTVLLQNPVQNFALAPNNLKDVPAVCMDFMKRVPTTWDETRFVDGYPGKYVVLARRQGDTWYLAAVNAGKEPLKLKLDLEMFAGKTVALYKDDKKGEPELTSLKVKENGKVQLEIRPQGGILCIK, encoded by the coding sequence ATGAAGAAACTTGTAAGCACTTTGACAGCGATTCTTGGTATAAGCACTCTTGCAGCACAGGATGTGGTTGTAAAAGGACCGGACGAAAAGTTGCAGTTGGCGGTATTTGTGCAAAACGAGACGAAGCCTTGTTATTCTGTGAGTTACAACGGAAAGACGATGTTGGAAAAGTCTCCTTTAGGCATGAATACCAATATCGGTGATTTTACGAAGAATCTTAAACTGACCGGACATTCCGTCGACAAGATCGATACTGTTTATCAACAGACACGTATCAAAGTTTCCAACGTACATTACCGTGCCAATGAACTGACTTGTCATTTAGAGAATGAGCAGGGACAAAAGCTGGGAGTTATTTTTCGGGTGAGTGATAATGATGTGGCTTTCCGCTATACTTTGCCGCATCAGGGAGGAAAAGCGAGTGTGACGGTGAAGGAAGAACAAACAGGTTTCCGCTTTCCGGAGCAGACTACTACTTTCTTGTGTCCGCAGAGCGATGCGATGATTGGCTGGAAACGTACGAAACCCAGTTATGAAGAAGAATATAAAGCGGATGCGCCGATGAGCGACCGTTCGCAGTACGGACATGGGTATACGTTCCCTTGTTTGTTTCGTATAGGAAATGACGGTTGGGTGCTGGTCAGCGAGACGGGTGTGGACAGTCGTTATTGCGGTTCACGTTTGAGTGATGTGAGTGAAGGGAATTTATATACGGTCGCCTTTCCGATGGCGGAAGAAAATAATGGAAACGGAACGGTCGCTCCTGCTTTTGCACTGCCCGGCGCTACTCCGTGGCGTACCATCACAGTGGGAGATCATCTGAAGCCGATTGTAGAAACAACCGTTCCGTGGGATGTGGTAAGCCCGCTTTATGAAACAAAACATGATTATCGTTTCGGGCGTGGCACGTGGAGCTGGATTCTTTGGCAGGACGGCAGTATCAACTATGATGATCAGGTACGTTACATTGATTTTGCTTCGGCTATGGGATATGAGTATGCGTTGATCGATAACTGGTGGGATACTAGAATCGGGCATCAGCGTATGAAGTCGCTGGTTGAGTATGCACGCGATAAAGGTGTCGAGTTGTTCTTGTGGTATAGTTCTTCCGGCTATTGGAATGACATTGAACAGGGACCGGTGAACCGAATGGATAATGCAATCATTCGTAAACGTGAAATGAAATGGCTGCAAAGTCTCGGTGTGAAGGGAATCAAGGTTGATTTCTTCGGCGGTGACAAGCAGGAGACAATGCGGCTGTATGAAGATATTCTGAGTGATGCGGACGATCACGGATTGATGGTGATTTTCCACGGTTGCACATTACCTCGCGGATGGGAGCGTATGTATCCGAATTATGTGGGCAGTGAAGCAGTGCTGGCTTCGGAAAATATGGTGTTCAATCAGCATTTCTGTGATGAGGAAGCGTTCAATACTTGCCTGCATCCGTTTATCCGCAATACGGTGGGATCGATGGAGTTTGGCGGCTGCTTTCTGAATAAGCGCCTGAACCGTAATAACGACGGCGGTACAACACGCCGGACTACGGACGTGTTCCAGTTGGCGACTACCGTTCTGTTGCAGAATCCGGTTCAAAACTTTGCACTGGCTCCTAACAATCTGAAAGATGTTCCGGCTGTTTGCATGGACTTTATGAAGCGGGTGCCCACAACGTGGGATGAGACACGGTTTGTCGATGGCTATCCGGGGAAGTATGTGGTGTTGGCCCGTCGTCAGGGAGATACCTGGTATCTGGCAGCTGTAAATGCCGGCAAAGAACCGCTGAAACTAAAACTGGATTTGGAAATGTTTGCCGGAAAGACGGTGGCTCTTTATAAGGATGATAAAAAGGGAGAACCGGAGTTAACGTCACTGAAAGTGAAGGAAAACGGTAAGGTGCAGTTGGAAATCCGCCCTCAAGGAGGTATTCTTTGTATAAAGTAG